One part of the Bacteroidales bacterium genome encodes these proteins:
- a CDS encoding imidazolonepropionase has product MEILIESIKELIGIDDGNRLLARGKEMGRLNTLKNAWLLIEDGKIADFGSMRDLSLKNINTEKLEKIDASGKMVFPSFCDSHTHLVYAGSREIEYIDKIKGLSYEEIAKRGGGILNSAKRLHDTSFDSLVEQAQARLNEIIGFGTGAVEIKSGYGLNTEDELKMLRVIRKLKEVSPLTIVATFLGAHAVPLEYKGRQGEYVDLIINEMIPAVAAEDLADYIDVFCDKGFFTTEETERILMAGIKYGLRPKIHANELDFSGGIQVGVKYNALSVDHLEYTGDDEITSLLDSDTMPTLLPGASFFLGLIYAPARKMIDAGLPVAMASDFNPGSSPSGNMQLILSMGCIKYRMTPEEAFNATTINSAYAMGLSEEMGSIAIGKKANLFITQPIPTYAFMPYAYGSNKVETVILNGRVVK; this is encoded by the coding sequence ATGGAGATTTTGATTGAAAGCATTAAGGAATTAATTGGCATTGATGATGGAAACCGGCTTTTAGCCAGGGGTAAGGAAATGGGCAGGCTTAATACTTTGAAGAATGCCTGGCTGCTCATCGAAGACGGTAAAATCGCTGACTTTGGAAGCATGCGAGACTTATCATTAAAAAATATAAATACGGAAAAATTAGAAAAGATTGATGCCAGCGGTAAAATGGTATTCCCATCATTCTGCGACTCCCACACCCACCTTGTGTATGCTGGAAGCCGCGAAATTGAATACATTGATAAGATAAAGGGCTTGAGTTATGAAGAGATTGCCAAACGCGGTGGAGGGATTTTGAATTCCGCAAAGCGTTTGCATGATACATCTTTTGACAGCCTCGTTGAACAGGCACAGGCAAGGCTAAATGAAATTATTGGCTTTGGAACCGGCGCCGTTGAAATCAAAAGCGGTTACGGTCTGAACACCGAAGACGAATTGAAAATGTTGCGTGTGATCCGAAAGCTGAAAGAAGTTTCTCCGCTCACTATAGTGGCTACATTTCTTGGAGCGCACGCTGTTCCGCTCGAATATAAAGGCAGGCAGGGCGAATACGTTGATCTGATCATCAATGAAATGATCCCGGCAGTTGCTGCTGAAGATCTTGCCGATTATATTGATGTTTTCTGTGATAAAGGATTCTTTACAACCGAAGAAACCGAACGCATTCTGATGGCTGGCATAAAATACGGCCTGCGTCCAAAAATACATGCCAATGAATTGGATTTTTCAGGTGGCATTCAGGTGGGCGTAAAATACAACGCCCTTTCTGTTGACCACCTCGAATATACAGGTGATGATGAAATTACATCATTGCTTGATTCTGATACCATGCCTACCTTGTTACCGGGCGCATCTTTTTTTCTTGGTCTGATATATGCCCCTGCCCGGAAAATGATTGATGCAGGATTACCTGTGGCAATGGCAAGTGATTTTAATCCTGGTTCATCTCCTTCGGGAAACATGCAACTGATCCTCTCCATGGGTTGCATCAAATATCGTATGACCCCAGAGGAAGCATTTAATGCTACAACCATCAACAGCGCTTATGCTATGGGCCTGAGTGAAGAAATGGGCAGTATTGCAATTGGCAAAAAAGCCAATCTTTTCATTACACAGCCCATCCCTACATACGCTTTCATGCCTTATGCCTATGGCAGTAATAAGGTTGAAACGGTAATCCTAAATGGTAGGGTCGTTAAATGA
- a CDS encoding HD domain-containing protein, producing the protein MKPLGFDPGKFILNESHFDHQSLLHGINHTYRVMCHVMLLGEKLEWERETRLAFCAAFIHDMARKHDGYCSKHGLWSTENKLPVFAEFFMSQGANAYELEEIGTAVRNHSEGFELHKDHAFWKTTALLKDADALDRIRLGHGNLNVTYLRLDPTPTFIPLANDLYFSTSDILVKSFTNMLEIAKKNESNRT; encoded by the coding sequence ATGAAACCATTAGGTTTTGATCCGGGCAAATTTATCCTGAATGAAAGCCACTTTGATCATCAGAGTTTGCTGCACGGGATAAATCATACTTACAGGGTTATGTGCCATGTAATGCTGCTTGGAGAGAAACTGGAATGGGAGCGTGAAACCCGACTCGCATTCTGTGCGGCCTTTATTCATGATATGGCGCGCAAGCATGATGGTTATTGTTCAAAACATGGTTTATGGTCAACTGAGAACAAGCTACCGGTCTTTGCTGAGTTTTTTATGAGCCAGGGTGCGAACGCTTACGAGTTGGAAGAAATTGGAACCGCGGTTAGAAATCATTCCGAAGGTTTTGAACTGCACAAAGATCATGCGTTCTGGAAAACTACTGCCTTGCTGAAAGATGCTGATGCACTCGACCGTATCAGGCTGGGTCACGGCAATCTGAACGTAACTTACTTGCGTCTGGACCCGACTCCAACATTTATTCCTCTTGCTAATGATTTGTATTTTAGCACGTCTGATATTTTAGTGAAGTCTTTCACTAATATGCTTGAAATTGCAAAGAAGAATGAAAGCAATAGAACCTGA
- the ftcD gene encoding glutamate formimidoyltransferase yields MMQQLIECVPNFSEGRDMAIIKQITDQIESVEGVKLLDVDPGAATNRTVVTMVGTPEAVIEAAFLAVKKASEIIDMRKHKGEHPRFGATDVCPLIPISGITMEETVEYARKLAKRIGEELGISVYCYENAAQFPERKNLANCRAGEYEGLPEKLANLTWKPDFGPATFNARSGATAVGARDFLVAYNINLNTTSTRRANAIAFDIREKGRPKREGNPITGKILKDEKGNPVYIPGSLKECKAIGWFIEEYGIAQISINLTNISVTPVHVAFEEACTKAQERGIRVTGSELVGLIPLKAMIDAGKYFLNKQNRSLGISEDEIIKIAIKSLGLDDLKPFKPEEKIIEYILRDRNEKKLVDMTCKGFANETASESPAPGGGSISAYVGALGVSLATMVANLSSHKAGWDDRWEEFSIWAEKGQQLKDEMLHLVDEDTNAFNRIMDAFGLPKANEEEKKARKNAIQDATRYATEIPFRVMEKAHKSMEVIKAMAETGNPNSVSDAGVGALCARAAVMGAYLNVKINAAGLEDKVFAAKIIEQGAAIENSAIELESAILKIVNEKIGV; encoded by the coding sequence ATTATGCAACAACTTATTGAATGCGTCCCCAATTTCAGTGAAGGCCGCGATATGGCAATCATTAAACAAATTACCGATCAGATTGAAAGCGTTGAAGGTGTAAAACTGCTTGATGTTGATCCCGGTGCAGCAACTAACCGCACAGTAGTTACAATGGTTGGAACACCGGAAGCGGTGATTGAGGCTGCTTTTCTCGCTGTGAAGAAAGCATCCGAAATTATTGATATGCGCAAACACAAAGGCGAGCATCCCCGCTTTGGAGCTACAGATGTTTGCCCGCTAATTCCGATTTCAGGAATTACCATGGAAGAAACCGTTGAATACGCACGAAAACTTGCTAAAAGAATAGGGGAGGAGTTGGGTATTTCAGTTTATTGCTATGAGAATGCTGCACAGTTTCCTGAACGAAAGAACCTTGCAAATTGCCGCGCAGGCGAATACGAAGGGCTACCCGAAAAGCTTGCGAACCTAACATGGAAACCCGATTTCGGGCCTGCTACCTTCAATGCCAGATCAGGCGCTACAGCCGTTGGCGCGAGGGATTTTCTGGTTGCTTATAATATCAACCTGAACACAACTTCCACCCGTCGTGCTAATGCAATTGCTTTTGATATCAGGGAAAAGGGACGGCCAAAAAGAGAAGGCAACCCGATTACCGGCAAAATTCTGAAAGACGAAAAAGGAAACCCGGTGTATATTCCCGGTTCGCTGAAAGAGTGCAAAGCCATTGGTTGGTTCATCGAAGAATATGGGATTGCACAGATTTCAATTAACCTTACAAATATAAGTGTGACCCCGGTTCATGTAGCTTTTGAAGAAGCCTGCACCAAGGCTCAGGAAAGGGGCATTCGTGTTACCGGTTCTGAACTTGTTGGTTTGATCCCTTTGAAAGCAATGATTGACGCTGGCAAATATTTTCTCAATAAGCAAAATCGTTCCCTGGGAATTTCAGAAGATGAGATCATAAAAATCGCAATAAAATCGCTGGGACTTGACGATCTGAAACCTTTCAAACCAGAGGAAAAGATCATTGAATATATCCTCCGCGATAGAAATGAGAAAAAGCTTGTGGATATGACCTGCAAAGGGTTCGCAAATGAAACGGCTTCGGAATCACCGGCACCCGGCGGCGGGTCTATTTCGGCTTATGTTGGCGCTTTAGGAGTATCGCTTGCAACCATGGTTGCGAATTTATCATCGCACAAAGCCGGATGGGATGATCGCTGGGAAGAGTTCTCTATCTGGGCCGAAAAAGGCCAGCAATTAAAAGATGAAATGTTGCACCTGGTTGATGAAGACACTAACGCTTTCAACCGCATCATGGATGCTTTCGGTTTACCAAAAGCTAATGAAGAGGAAAAAAAAGCACGCAAAAATGCGATCCAGGATGCAACACGTTATGCTACTGAAATTCCTTTCAGGGTAATGGAAAAGGCGCACAAATCAATGGAAGTGATTAAAGCGATGGCCGAAACGGGCAACCCCAATTCGGTTTCTGATGCCGGTGTTGGAGCGCTTTGTGCCAGAGCCGCCGTGATGGGCGCTTACCTGAATGTGAAAATCAATGCAGCCGGTTTGGAAGACAAAGTTTTTGCTGCAAAAATTATTGAACAAGGCGCCGCGATTGAAAATTCTGCCATCGAACTGGAATCAGCTATCCTTAAAATCGTAAACGAAAAGATAGGCGTATGA
- a CDS encoding S8 family serine peptidase produces the protein MKTFMLNRSRMLVLGFITIFFFSMSSFAQTFEKYYLDGQLFVKFQDNYDPQIAVAEDHSVRLEDAAYFSDILSRYNVESISRPLEVNNDVKLLRTFNLKFEDHSVLEKVIAELEQKPEIEYAEKVALYYIDHKPNDSLYNLINGPLKWKWHLDVINAEQAWDITTGSPDIKVAIVDNAVWSAHPDLADKIVLQRDVVNNTANSSPPGTGSPGDWSHGTHCAGLATAITNNHLGVAGIGYNTSIIAIKAGHSNPTQISHSYAGVSFAINNGADIVSMSFGGPGFNQTFQNLVNVGNSMGVVFVAAAGNDNTNAPHYPSSYANVISVASTNDNDVKSDFSNYGTAVTVSAPGGFASPGPSGLLSTTFDLTAMGYYDSYFGTSMACPVVAGLASLMLSINPALTPAHLTNIMTATCDNIDAQNPNYIGQLGAGRINAYQAVLAVPFSPTADFSTPVTIILPGTAIDFTDLSIGVPDSYSWSFPGGTPSSSSQQNPSGIIYNTPGTYNVSLTVQNIYGSNSITLDSYIVVTSTPLPFIQFESSEIESCIYSKIVLEDLSLYNPTSWLWEFDPPNHVFVDGTNQNSQNPHLYFTLPGTYSITLSATNANGMNTVTFEDHFSIGGIAVPFEDDFESGATNEFELAANVKAVIKLSSRAANDSEYGLHFTGGSTPTGWAGTPTGTSPAQAWESNTDFHATAHVCNIDATEFAGIHVFFDLRQTFSYGNKLSWFRVLVNDSIQVSDSEGVFDFNPVTNEDPFVRKHFDLTEFGGTTFSLTFQSACRLYDYFYAQGDNAFVDNLDIRGSLVGSGEMIKIPVNMLSIFPNPAKNMVSFTYLSAGKSNVVVSLNSLDGKLVYNQNMSIAESRFEGNIPTDGIAPGLYILSLKDNDRVFTRKLVIE, from the coding sequence ATGAAAACCTTTATGCTCAATCGTTCCCGGATGTTGGTTCTTGGATTTATTACCATTTTCTTTTTCTCGATGAGTTCCTTTGCTCAAACCTTTGAGAAGTATTACCTCGACGGGCAGCTATTTGTAAAATTTCAGGATAATTACGATCCGCAAATTGCCGTAGCAGAAGATCATTCTGTGAGGTTGGAAGATGCAGCCTACTTTTCTGATATCCTTAGCCGCTATAATGTGGAAAGTATCTCTCGCCCACTTGAAGTGAACAATGATGTTAAGTTATTGAGAACCTTTAACCTGAAATTTGAGGATCATTCGGTTCTTGAAAAAGTGATTGCCGAGCTTGAGCAAAAGCCTGAGATTGAGTATGCTGAAAAAGTTGCATTGTATTATATTGACCACAAGCCTAATGATAGCTTGTATAATCTGATCAACGGCCCATTGAAATGGAAATGGCATCTGGATGTGATAAATGCCGAACAAGCCTGGGATATTACAACCGGATCGCCCGATATAAAGGTTGCCATCGTTGATAATGCAGTGTGGTCAGCCCATCCTGACCTGGCAGACAAAATTGTTTTGCAGCGTGATGTTGTCAATAACACGGCCAATTCAAGCCCCCCAGGTACAGGCAGCCCTGGCGACTGGTCTCATGGAACGCATTGCGCTGGCCTTGCAACAGCAATTACCAATAACCATCTGGGAGTGGCAGGGATTGGCTACAACACAAGTATTATAGCAATTAAAGCTGGTCACAGTAATCCTACCCAAATTTCTCATTCTTACGCTGGCGTTTCCTTTGCAATTAACAATGGTGCTGATATCGTTAGCATGTCTTTTGGCGGGCCAGGATTTAACCAAACTTTCCAGAATCTTGTAAATGTTGGCAATTCCATGGGTGTAGTATTTGTGGCGGCAGCAGGAAATGATAATACTAACGCACCTCACTATCCTTCAAGTTATGCAAATGTAATTTCCGTGGCTTCAACCAATGATAATGATGTTAAATCAGACTTTTCAAACTATGGTACCGCAGTAACGGTTAGTGCACCTGGTGGCTTTGCTTCACCCGGGCCATCAGGCTTGCTGAGTACCACCTTCGATTTAACCGCAATGGGTTATTACGATAGTTACTTTGGCACTTCAATGGCCTGCCCTGTAGTAGCCGGACTTGCCAGCCTCATGTTATCAATAAACCCAGCTTTAACGCCTGCACATCTTACAAATATAATGACGGCTACTTGCGATAATATTGATGCTCAAAACCCGAATTATATCGGACAACTCGGAGCAGGCAGGATTAATGCTTACCAGGCTGTACTTGCAGTTCCCTTTTCACCTACGGCTGATTTTTCCACACCGGTTACTATCATTTTACCTGGTACTGCTATAGATTTCACCGATCTTTCAATCGGGGTTCCTGACTCATATTCATGGTCATTTCCAGGTGGAACTCCTTCTTCCTCAAGCCAGCAAAATCCTTCAGGTATTATTTATAATACTCCTGGCACTTATAATGTATCACTTACCGTTCAGAATATTTATGGTTCCAATTCTATCACACTGGACAGTTACATAGTTGTAACATCAACACCTCTTCCCTTTATCCAGTTTGAATCAAGTGAAATTGAATCTTGTATTTATTCTAAAATTGTCCTGGAAGACCTAAGTCTTTACAATCCTACATCATGGCTTTGGGAGTTTGATCCGCCTAATCATGTTTTTGTTGATGGAACGAACCAGAATTCTCAAAATCCACATCTTTATTTTACGCTGCCCGGCACTTACTCAATCACTTTATCTGCTACTAACGCAAATGGTATGAACACAGTGACTTTTGAGGACCATTTTAGTATCGGTGGTATTGCAGTTCCTTTTGAAGATGATTTTGAATCGGGCGCGACAAACGAATTTGAATTGGCGGCCAATGTTAAGGCTGTGATTAAGCTGAGTAGTCGGGCTGCCAATGATAGCGAATACGGATTGCATTTCACCGGAGGCAGTACACCCACCGGTTGGGCTGGCACACCGACTGGCACCTCACCTGCCCAGGCCTGGGAATCAAATACTGACTTCCATGCTACCGCCCATGTTTGTAATATTGACGCTACCGAGTTTGCTGGTATTCACGTTTTCTTCGATTTACGCCAGACCTTTAGCTATGGAAACAAACTATCGTGGTTCAGGGTACTTGTGAATGATTCAATTCAGGTGTCGGATTCAGAAGGAGTTTTTGATTTTAATCCGGTCACGAATGAAGATCCCTTCGTCCGTAAGCATTTTGATCTGACTGAGTTTGGAGGAACAACTTTTTCTTTAACTTTCCAGTCAGCATGCAGGCTATACGATTATTTTTATGCTCAGGGCGATAATGCTTTTGTTGATAACCTTGATATTCGTGGAAGCCTTGTGGGCAGCGGCGAGATGATCAAAATTCCAGTGAACATGCTTTCAATTTTCCCGAACCCAGCCAAAAACATGGTATCGTTTACTTATTTGAGCGCGGGGAAAAGCAATGTTGTTGTATCATTGAATTCGTTAGATGGCAAACTGGTTTATAACCAGAACATGAGTATTGCAGAAAGCAGGTTTGAAGGAAACATTCCCACCGATGGCATTGCGCCGGGATTGTATATTCTAAGTTTAAAAGATAATGACCGGGTATTTACCCGTAAGCTGGTTATTGAATAG
- a CDS encoding PAS domain S-box protein has translation MQIKKKRKNVLRRIVSTLLILGLIIGISGIWASRFLKRQIQNEKYNELTAITNLKVREVTRWIEERKNEGYFLQQNPDFVEMIIQLNQNPEDSAAKIKLGEWLKPILNNHDYSDMHLYGLRNQLLAYFFSGPEPHEPVTLFHKDYLNKQLTDSIRFGDIYYDSTASHLHFDIIVPLQKDGVRLGVIILTINPEIFLFPAIREWPVSSETSEALIAKTDGDSVTIINQTRFINNKPLALKFEIDSNSVIPAVKAILGDAGVIIGTDYRGEKVLASVSGIPGTNWFMIVKSDLREIYAPFWERTILLIFMIIALLIAIGSVLITIWKRNETQLLRQQLELEKETKALEQHYGYLTKYANDIIMLMNEKGDLIQMNERGLEKYGYTSVEIKGMNINRLRAASMQGGTTTILKKILSEGHTRLESIHVTKSGIEFPVEISARSIKIEDTVFIQSIVRDITNHKNYEQAILERENNLNITLESIGDAVIVTNKEGRITRLNKVAEQLTGWKASEAFQQHLDEILNIRDSETNQPLESIIDKVFSKDAVIDLSNRAVLVSKTGVKIHIADSAAPIHNEHGELVGVVIVFRDITEKYQQEQVLRESEEKFRLLAESTPVAIMIYQGDTWVYANKGAKLITGYEPENLLEMNFWHIVHPDDQSMIMERGRARQQGLPVPDRYQFRIISKNGKTHWVDLSGTLIQYNGKPAGMISVMDVTEQKEAMLRIAENESRLSSIFKAAPVGIGMVVNRVIIEVNERVCNLTGYSHEELIGKSVRMLYADDVEYEFVGREKYRQIEVSGVGEVESRWNRKDGEVIDILLRSVPLDPQDHKKGVMFTAMDITARKHSEETVRESQRTLATLMSNLQGIVYRCRNNEDWEMQFLSDGIKAITGFEPDDFLEQGSRAYSELIHPDDRQDIWDLVQVAVEEKQPYEFEFRMKTIRGDYIWVWEKGRGIYDDNDELLFLEGFISDINWRKRNEEIQKVVFNIANAVNFTGNLVEISLLIQQELSKIIDTNNFLIALHNAEDNSISLPFMADQKDHFPTFPAGKTLTGYVISNDLPLLVGEEEIRKLNAEGVIEIHGTVSKSWLGVPLRFKNDVIGALVIQDYENPNAYTLNDLEIMKFVSNQIALSIEKKRAEDELRQAKEKAVESDKLKTAFLANMSHEIRTPMNAIIGFSDLLADKGLNEEDRKNFIHIIQNNGNVLLNLIDDIIDMAKLEAGQLRIDKKVVNINEVLDELFNYFTEYRHKMDKSGIEVRFPNYHGGKLELKTDSFRFRQIISNLINNALKFTEAGFIELGYTFQVPASAPEGTPDPAITFYVKDTGVGIPEDKLNLVFDRFRQAYDSHARIFGGTGLGLTISRNLTEMLGGKIWVESTPGSGTVFYVSLPSEQVNSMPGANQHLLEEENKLFDGSGLHILIAEDEPSSAYFLETIILKTGARVTIVTNGLDALKTCQTGNNIDLVFMDIRMPVMDGYEATQKIKDLFPNLPVIAQTAFAMAEEVERSKQIGCNDHITKPIRPSEIIAMLEKYITKNPVN, from the coding sequence ATGCAGATCAAAAAAAAACGCAAAAATGTGCTCAGACGTATAGTTTCTACACTGCTGATCCTCGGTCTTATCATTGGCATTTCAGGTATTTGGGCTTCCAGATTCCTTAAACGCCAGATTCAGAATGAAAAATACAACGAGCTTACTGCAATTACCAATCTCAAGGTTCGGGAAGTAACACGCTGGATTGAAGAACGGAAAAATGAAGGGTATTTTCTGCAGCAAAATCCTGATTTTGTCGAAATGATTATTCAACTCAATCAAAACCCCGAAGACTCTGCGGCAAAAATTAAATTGGGTGAATGGCTCAAACCAATTCTCAACAACCACGATTATTCGGATATGCATTTATATGGCCTGAGAAATCAATTACTTGCTTATTTCTTTTCCGGCCCAGAACCGCATGAACCCGTAACCCTTTTTCATAAAGATTATTTAAATAAACAACTTACTGATTCCATCCGATTTGGTGATATTTATTACGACTCAACTGCCAGTCATTTACATTTCGATATAATTGTCCCTCTTCAAAAGGATGGAGTCAGGTTGGGTGTTATTATCCTTACGATTAATCCTGAGATTTTTTTATTCCCTGCAATCAGGGAGTGGCCCGTTTCAAGTGAAACATCTGAAGCGCTTATTGCCAAAACAGATGGCGATAGCGTGACAATAATCAACCAAACACGATTTATTAATAATAAACCACTCGCCTTAAAGTTTGAAATTGATTCCAATTCAGTGATTCCGGCAGTTAAAGCAATTTTGGGTGATGCCGGAGTTATTATTGGTACAGATTATCGGGGAGAAAAAGTGCTTGCCAGTGTCTCTGGTATTCCTGGAACCAATTGGTTCATGATAGTGAAATCTGATTTACGCGAAATTTATGCCCCATTCTGGGAAAGGACAATACTTTTAATATTCATGATTATTGCACTGCTTATAGCCATAGGTTCAGTACTCATAACAATATGGAAAAGAAATGAAACTCAACTTTTAAGGCAGCAGCTTGAATTGGAAAAAGAAACCAAAGCCCTTGAGCAACATTACGGATACCTCACCAAATACGCCAACGACATCATTATGTTGATGAATGAAAAAGGCGACCTAATTCAGATGAATGAAAGAGGATTGGAAAAATACGGGTATACCAGTGTAGAAATCAAAGGTATGAATATCAACAGGCTTAGGGCAGCGTCAATGCAGGGGGGAACCACTACTATTCTTAAAAAAATATTAAGTGAAGGCCATACCCGACTTGAGAGCATTCATGTTACTAAAAGCGGCATTGAGTTTCCTGTTGAGATCAGCGCCCGCAGCATTAAAATTGAAGACACAGTTTTTATACAAAGCATCGTCCGCGATATTACTAACCATAAAAATTATGAACAAGCAATTCTTGAGCGTGAAAACAACCTGAATATTACACTCGAAAGCATTGGCGATGCAGTAATTGTGACAAACAAAGAAGGGCGCATTACACGCCTGAACAAGGTAGCAGAGCAATTAACCGGATGGAAGGCTTCAGAAGCGTTCCAGCAACATTTGGACGAAATATTGAACATTCGTGACAGCGAAACTAATCAGCCCCTTGAAAGTATAATAGATAAAGTCTTTAGCAAAGATGCCGTGATTGATTTGTCTAATCGAGCTGTACTTGTATCAAAAACGGGCGTAAAAATTCATATTGCCGACAGCGCTGCTCCTATTCACAATGAACATGGTGAGTTGGTGGGCGTTGTGATCGTGTTTAGGGATATTACTGAAAAATACCAGCAAGAGCAGGTATTGCGGGAGAGTGAAGAAAAGTTCCGCTTGCTGGCTGAATCAACTCCGGTTGCTATCATGATTTACCAGGGCGATACCTGGGTTTATGCCAACAAAGGTGCGAAACTAATAACCGGATATGAACCAGAGAACCTGCTAGAAATGAACTTTTGGCATATCGTGCACCCCGATGACCAGTCCATGATTATGGAAAGAGGGCGTGCCCGACAGCAAGGATTACCAGTTCCCGACAGATACCAGTTTCGTATTATATCAAAAAACGGAAAAACACATTGGGTTGACCTGAGCGGAACATTGATTCAATACAATGGCAAACCTGCCGGAATGATCTCAGTAATGGATGTTACTGAGCAAAAGGAAGCAATGCTCAGGATAGCGGAGAATGAATCAAGGCTATCAAGTATCTTTAAAGCAGCGCCGGTTGGCATCGGAATGGTTGTTAACCGTGTAATCATCGAAGTGAACGAGCGGGTTTGTAATCTGACCGGCTACAGCCATGAGGAACTCATCGGCAAGAGTGTCCGGATGCTCTATGCTGATGATGTTGAGTATGAATTCGTAGGAAGAGAAAAATACAGGCAAATAGAAGTTTCGGGAGTTGGCGAAGTTGAATCGCGATGGAATAGAAAAGACGGTGAAGTTATTGATATACTTTTAAGATCAGTACCTCTAGATCCGCAGGACCATAAAAAAGGAGTGATGTTTACAGCAATGGATATCACAGCGCGTAAACACTCAGAAGAAACAGTGCGTGAAAGCCAGCGCACACTTGCAACGCTCATGAGCAACCTGCAAGGCATCGTTTACCGTTGCCGCAATAATGAGGATTGGGAAATGCAATTCCTCTCCGATGGCATAAAAGCGATCACGGGTTTCGAACCTGATGATTTCCTTGAACAGGGATCCAGGGCATACAGTGAATTGATACATCCTGATGATAGGCAGGACATATGGGATTTGGTTCAGGTTGCAGTTGAGGAAAAACAGCCTTATGAATTTGAATTCAGAATGAAGACGATCAGGGGGGATTATATTTGGGTTTGGGAAAAAGGAAGGGGAATCTACGATGATAATGATGAACTGCTTTTTCTTGAAGGATTTATTTCAGATATCAATTGGCGCAAGCGGAATGAAGAAATACAGAAAGTTGTTTTTAACATAGCCAATGCAGTCAATTTTACTGGAAACCTGGTGGAAATTTCTTTGTTGATCCAACAGGAGCTTTCAAAAATCATTGACACCAATAATTTCCTTATCGCACTTCACAACGCTGAAGACAATTCGATAAGTCTTCCATTTATGGCCGACCAAAAAGATCATTTTCCAACATTTCCGGCTGGCAAAACCCTCACAGGTTACGTTATTTCGAATGATCTGCCGTTGCTTGTTGGAGAAGAGGAAATCAGGAAGTTGAATGCTGAAGGCGTGATTGAAATCCATGGAACCGTTTCAAAATCATGGCTAGGTGTTCCTTTAAGATTTAAAAATGATGTAATAGGTGCATTGGTAATTCAGGATTATGAAAACCCTAACGCCTATACACTCAACGACTTGGAGATCATGAAATTTGTTTCGAACCAGATTGCGTTGAGCATCGAGAAGAAACGGGCCGAAGATGAATTGCGGCAGGCAAAGGAAAAAGCTGTTGAATCGGACAAATTAAAAACAGCTTTTCTGGCAAATATGTCGCACGAAATCAGAACACCAATGAACGCCATCATTGGGTTCTCAGATTTACTTGCCGACAAAGGACTGAATGAAGAGGACAGGAAGAATTTTATTCACATCATTCAGAACAACGGCAATGTTTTGCTCAACCTTATTGACGACATCATTGACATGGCCAAACTTGAAGCCGGGCAACTAAGAATTGACAAAAAGGTTGTCAACATCAATGAAGTGCTCGATGAACTGTTTAACTATTTCACCGAATACCGGCATAAAATGGATAAATCCGGTATCGAGGTCAGGTTTCCAAATTATCATGGCGGCAAACTGGAGCTCAAAACCGATTCATTCCGGTTCAGGCAAATTATTTCGAACCTGATCAACAATGCATTGAAGTTTACCGAAGCTGGATTCATTGAACTTGGATATACTTTTCAAGTGCCTGCATCCGCTCCTGAAGGAACACCGGACCCAGCCATCACCTTTTATGTAAAAGATACTGGAGTGGGCATTCCAGAAGACAAGCTAAACCTTGTCTTTGACCGGTTCAGGCAAGCTTACGACTCACATGCAAGAATTTTTGGCGGAACCGGGCTTGGCCTTACAATATCGAGAAACCTTACCGAGATGCTTGGTGGTAAAATCTGGGTTGAAAGTACTCCCGGTTCAGGTACTGTTTTCTATGTTTCACTGCCATCTGAACAAGTTAACAGCATGCCGGGCGCCAACCAACATCTTTTAGAAGAAGAAAACAAGCTTTTTGATGGATCGGGACTTCATATACTTATTGCAGAAGATGAACCTTCAAGCGCCTATTTTCTTGAAACTATTATACTTAAAACCGGTGCACGGGTTACAATAGTAACCAACGGACTTGATGCACTCAAAACCTGCCAAACCGGTAATAACATTGATCTCGTATTCATGGATATCCGGATGCCAGTGATGGATGGCTATGAAGCAACACAGAAAATCAAGGACCTTTTCCCGAACCTACCGGTAATTGCCCAAACAGCCTTTGCTATGGCTGAAGAAGTAGAGCGTTCGAAGCAGATCGGGTGCAACGACCATATTACGAAGCCCATTCGTCCTTCTGAAATAATAGCCATGCTTGAGAAATACATTACCAAAAATCCTGTGAACTAG